In Desulfofustis limnaeus, the genomic stretch CGAAGAAAGGCTTTGGCATTTTCGGAATCGTTGAAATCCAAAAACTTCTTTGAAAGATCCCGGTAGTGCTTGCGAATTGCGCCCTTGTTGTGTCTGTAAAAACGAAGAAGATAGCTGTAAAAGCTAAAGTTAAGTTCGATGGTCTCTTGTTTTCCCTTAGCCATGATTGATCTCCTGCTCCAGCGACTCGGAAAGGAGGTCAGTGATTTTTACCCTTATAGTGCCGGCGTCTTTCGGGATTATGTATTCCCCTTTGACCAATTCATCTCTTTCGGGCAGGTCGACAACAGATGGTTCGAGAACAGCCCCATCATAATTCCAGTCGACCATGATTGATTCTACCAACTCACGCCAGTCATCCACCTTTTCCTTCTGCAAGCTGAGCTTCTGAAGGAGGTTCATTGGATAGAATTGTTTGACCACTAGCTTTTTCCCTTCTATGGCGATCCTAGCTTCAGATTCGCGCTTGAACTCCAGGTTGGCCTTATCACGGAGAATGTCCACTAACTCAACATCCAGATTGAAGGAGACTTCTTTTTTTAGAACGGCTTTCAAATCTGCCTCATGGCCCATGCAAACCAAGAGAATCTTTTCCACGGGTTGATTGGGTTTTTCCTCCTGGCGACGCTCAAAGGCCTTGTAATCGAAACCAGAGATCAATTCGTTGAGATCGGCCCGGGTGGCAATACGGTTTACCGGCATGATCTTGACCATTCGGCCGTCTTTTTCTCCATCATAGAGATTGCTCTTCTCAAAGGGGTGAATTTCTAATGCTTCGATGAGGAGTTCTTTGGCCTCCAATGGATTTCTGAAAATATCGTAATGGTTGACATTGTATACTTCGAGCCCTGTGAATAACCGGTAATTTTCTTTGCCAATTATAGTTTGTTGTTTGGTTTGTAGATCATTAGCATTACTCAAAAGACGTTTGGTTGATGTTTGAATAGCCCCTAGATTTATATCAGCCCCTAAAAACCTGCGTCCCATCTTCATTGCAGCAGCCTGCGTAGTTCCTGATCCCATGAAACTATCAAAAACGATATCTCCAGGATTTGTAGAAGCAGAAATTATTCGCTCCAATAAAGCCTCAGGTTTTTGGGTGGGATATTTTAAATAATTGCCGCTCCGGCTCATTACTGCAGGAATATCTGCCCACACATCTTGGATAACAGCTCCCTCTACTTCATCAAGGTAACGTTTTAGACGCGGGACTCCTTCTGCGCTCCATTCAATTCTCTCTTCTTCTAAAAACTTGTCCAATGTTTCTAATTTATAAGCCCAGCCACGGCCTTCGGGAGGTTTGACCCCCTGCCATATAGGAACATGTTTAGCTGGATGTCCACTATGTAGAGGTTGGGTTACATAGGGTCCTCTAGCATCAACTTTATTAAAG encodes the following:
- a CDS encoding site-specific DNA-methyltransferase, giving the protein MSKQGNLNFGTSASEITEVGKYEFEPIQGFPMLNWRGKRPFTSTQFYPAQLKESYGEEVEGWRNRIYWGDNLQVMSHLLKDYRGKVKLIYIDPPYDSKADYKKIINIKGKQAINDYGSFEEKQYTDIWTNDEYLQYLYERLVIIRELLSNEGSIYVHLNHEKVHHVRCIMDELFGPSNFKNDIVWTRGPGKSHPEYFGRIKDTILFYTKTNTYTWNKQYGPISDEYRATFNKVDARGPYVTQPLHSGHPAKHVPIWQGVKPPEGRGWAYKLETLDKFLEEERIEWSAEGVPRLKRYLDEVEGAVIQDVWADIPAVMSRSGNYLKYPTQKPEALLERIISASTNPGDIVFDSFMGSGTTQAAAMKMGRRFLGADINLGAIQTSTKRLLSNANDLQTKQQTIIGKENYRLFTGLEVYNVNHYDIFRNPLEAKELLIEALEIHPFEKSNLYDGEKDGRMVKIMPVNRIATRADLNELISGFDYKAFERRQEEKPNQPVEKILLVCMGHEADLKAVLKKEVSFNLDVELVDILRDKANLEFKRESEARIAIEGKKLVVKQFYPMNLLQKLSLQKEKVDDWRELVESIMVDWNYDGAVLEPSVVDLPERDELVKGEYIIPKDAGTIRVKITDLLSESLEQEINHG